One genomic region from Bufo bufo chromosome 3, aBufBuf1.1, whole genome shotgun sequence encodes:
- the LOC120993869 gene encoding aquaporin-5-like has translation MLKDLCSGAFFRAVLAEFLGTLLFVFFGLGSALSWPSALPSILQISLAFGLAIATLVQVIGHVSGAHLNPAVTLAFMVGSQISILKCVFYILAQMFGAVAGAGLLYEFTPANVRGNLAINSINEDTTAGQAVAVELFLTMQLVLCVLATTDSRRTDNIGSPALSIGLSVTLGHLLGIYYTGCSMNPARSFGPALIMGLYNYHWVFWVGPMSGAIFGSLIYNYLLFPTMKNPLSRLSILRVSYDPEHEQEREEHRKHSVELSSFHNSLDKA, from the exons ATGTTAAAAGACCTGTGCTCGGGGGCCTTTTTCCGAGCTGTCCTAGCCGAATTTTTAGGCACACTTTTATTTGTATTCTTCGGCCTTGGAAGCGCATTATCATGGCCCTCCGCACTTCCCAGTATCCTGCAAATCTCCCTAGCCTTTGGCTTAGCTATAGCGACCCTTGTTCAGGTAATAGGGCATGTAAGCGGAGCTCACCTGAATCCTGCAGTGACGCTGGCCTTCATGGTCGGATCACAGATCTCCATCCTGAAATGTGTCTTCTATATCTTGGCTCAGATGTTCGGCGCTGTGGCTGGAGCCGGGTTACTCTATGAGTTTACCCCAGCCAACGTGAGAGGGAACCTTGCCATCAACTCG ATCAATGAGGACACCACGGCTGGACAGGCTGTGGCAGTGGAGCTCTTCCTCACCATGCAGCTGGTCCTGTGTGTACTTGCTACAACAGACAGCAGAAGAACTGACAACATCGGATCACCAGCTTTGTCCATTGGTCTTTCAGTTACTTTAGGACATCTACTTGGG ATCTATTACACTGGCTGCTCAATGAATCCAGCAAGGTCTTTCGGTCCTGCTTTGATAATGGGATTGTACAATTATCACTGG GTCTTCTGGGTGGGCCCCATGTCTGGTGCAATCTTCGGGTCTTTGATCTACAACTACTTACTGTTCCCAACTATGAAGAATCCTTTAAGCAGATTGTCCATCCTGCGAGTAAGCTACGACCCAGAACATGAACAAGAGCGAGAGGAACACCGCAAGCATTCTGTGGAACTGAGTTCTTTTCACAACAGCTTGGATAAAGCATAA